In a single window of the Jaculus jaculus isolate mJacJac1 chromosome 9, mJacJac1.mat.Y.cur, whole genome shotgun sequence genome:
- the LOC123463439 gene encoding LOW QUALITY PROTEIN: endosome-associated-trafficking regulator 1-like (The sequence of the model RefSeq protein was modified relative to this genomic sequence to represent the inferred CDS: deleted 1 base in 1 codon), giving the protein MSGYARRPGAPPLSRTRSLVVPDDDKPEDLEEANPSSFKEFLKTKNLSLSKEDTSTNSRTYPKEASRHPLGLDHSSPTSQTMGYGLDYQQPFFEDPTGAGDLEEEEEEDGWDGAYMPSTVEQTHSSRVTGSTSPCGTYLSFFSNTSELAGPESLPPWTIGDTDSHVSPASPAGSPGADFAAHGESSGDRHLRTLQISYEALKDENSKLRRKLNEVQSFSETQTEMVRTLERKLEAKMIKEESDFHDLESVVQQVEQNLELMTKRAIKAENHVVKLKQEVSLLQAQVSSFKRENEALRAGQGTSLTVVKQNTEVALQNLRIVMNNAHSSIKQLVSGAETLNLVAEILKSIDRISEVNEEEKS; this is encoded by the exons ATGTCGGGCTACGCGCGCCGCCCTGGCGCG CCCCCGCTGTCCCGGACTCGGAGCCTCGTCGTTCCCGACGATGACAAACCGGAAGACCTTGAAGAGGCTAATCCATCCTCCTTTAAAGAGTTTCTAAAAACCAAGAACCTTAGCCTGTCGAAAGAAGACACGTCAACCAACAGTAGGACTTATCCGAAGGAAGCATCAAGGCACCCATTGGGACTAGACCACAGTTCTCCAACCTCTCAGACCATGGGATATGGCCTGGATTATCAGCAGCCATTTTTTGAAGACCCAACAGGAGCCGGTGacctggaagaggaggaagaggaggatgggtGGGATGGAGCCTACATGCCCTCTACCGTGGAACAGACTCACTCCTCCAGGGTCACAGGCAGCACGTCACcctgtggcacatacctttcctttttctccaaCACATCGGAGCTTGCAGGACCCGAGTCTTTGCCCCCATGGACCATTGGTGACACCGACTCGCATGTTTCCCCGGCATCTCCAGCCGGGAGTCCGGGTGCAGACTTTGCAGCACACGGAGAATCCTCGGGAGACCGACACCTGCGGACGCTGCAGATAAGTTACGAAGCACTAAAAGACGAAAATTCTAAACTAAGAAGAAAGCTGAATGAGGTTCAGAGCTTCTCTGAAACTCAAACAGAAATGGTGAGGACACTGGAGCGGAAGTTGGAAGCAAAGATGATCAAGGAGGAGAGTGACTTCCATGACCTGGAGTCGGTGGTCCAGCAAGTCGAGCAGAACCTCGAGCTAATGACTAAACGAGCTATAAAGGCAGAAAATCATGTGGTAAAGCTGAAACAGGAAGTAAGCTTGCTCCAGGCACAGGTCTCCAGCTTCAAGAGGGAAAATGAAGCCTTGCGTGCGGGCCAGGGCACCAGCCTTACAGTGGTGAAACAGAACACGGAAGTGGCCTTGCAGAACCTCCGCATTGTCATGAACAATGCACACTCATCCATAAAGCAGCTGGTGTCTGGAGCAGAAACACTGAATCTTGTTGCTGAAATACTGAAATCTATCGACAGAATTTCCGAAGTTAACGAGGAGGAGAAGTCTTGA